A window from Leptothermofonsia sichuanensis E412 encodes these proteins:
- a CDS encoding ABC transporter permease, which translates to MMKSFLLSLKGFFDSRFWALVRKEVNQIFHTKQLLVLLTIPPTVQLLIYGFALNPDVHFLRLGVVDYANVATSRELIAALTENRIFIAETYPTSERELAQQVEEGKLTAGLVIPPEFSRHIAGGKTAEVQVFIDGVDANTAGIASGYMNQIIQQYNRSLALSPVPQPVIPQVTFLYNPGLTSSWFFVPGVMGLVITLIGTLVSAITVVKEKDTGTLEQLLMTPAEPWEILLAKIVPLFVLMMGDVLLALIIGRAVFGVPFRGSFLLFMVLSGLYLFVGISVGIMLATISKSQQQVVLTAFFINLPLIQTSGAIAPIETMPLFFQILALFNPLRHYIAIIRGILLKGVGLEVLWMHALALSGFAIILMSISVHKFRSQLS; encoded by the coding sequence ATGATGAAATCTTTTCTCCTCTCCTTAAAAGGCTTCTTTGATAGCCGCTTCTGGGCACTGGTACGCAAAGAAGTAAACCAGATCTTCCACACCAAACAGTTGCTGGTGCTGCTCACGATTCCACCCACGGTGCAACTGCTGATCTATGGCTTTGCCCTCAACCCGGATGTACACTTTTTACGGTTGGGGGTGGTGGACTATGCCAATGTGGCGACCAGTCGAGAACTGATTGCGGCCTTGACTGAAAATAGAATTTTTATTGCCGAAACTTACCCCACCAGTGAACGGGAACTGGCACAACAGGTAGAAGAGGGGAAACTGACCGCTGGTCTGGTCATTCCACCGGAGTTTTCTCGCCATATCGCTGGTGGAAAAACAGCGGAGGTGCAGGTCTTTATTGATGGTGTTGATGCCAACACTGCCGGGATTGCCAGTGGTTATATGAACCAGATTATTCAACAATACAATCGGAGTCTTGCGCTCAGTCCGGTGCCGCAGCCAGTGATTCCCCAGGTGACGTTTCTCTACAATCCAGGGTTGACGAGTAGCTGGTTTTTTGTGCCAGGGGTCATGGGACTGGTGATCACCTTAATTGGAACGCTGGTATCCGCCATAACGGTGGTGAAGGAAAAGGACACAGGCACCCTGGAGCAGTTGCTCATGACCCCGGCGGAACCCTGGGAAATTTTGCTGGCAAAAATTGTCCCCCTATTTGTGCTGATGATGGGCGATGTATTGCTGGCATTGATCATTGGGCGGGCAGTGTTTGGAGTTCCGTTTCGGGGCAGTTTTTTGCTGTTTATGGTGCTTTCAGGGCTGTATCTGTTTGTCGGAATCAGTGTTGGAATTATGCTGGCAACTATTTCCAAATCCCAACAGCAGGTAGTTCTGACTGCATTTTTTATTAACCTGCCCCTGATTCAAACCTCTGGGGCGATCGCTCCGATCGAAACCATGCCCCTGTTTTTTCAAATTCTGGCGCTGTTCAATCCGCTACGTCATTACATTGCCATCATTCGGGGGATTTTGCTGAAAGGGGTGGGGCTGGAGGTTCTCTGGATGCACGCCCTGGCACTGTCAGGGTTTGCGATCATCCTGATGAGCATTAGTGTCCACAAGTTTCGCAGTCAATTAAGTTGA
- a CDS encoding antibiotic biosynthesis monooxygenase, which translates to MQNSHPQAGPITLVISEVVEPRHIQEYEAWTRGINQAAQKFEGFLGVEIIRPRDHIYPEYVVIVKFDNYAHFREWTASRTYLDWMEKSIDLVVERSRQQLPNGMEMWFTLPKRIPHRTSQPAYYKKVILGVLAVYPLILLANWLLDPFLNGFHPLISLFISVLFVSALLTYPVMPWLTRLLNFWLYPSVKRRPQRN; encoded by the coding sequence ATGCAAAACTCTCACCCCCAGGCTGGACCCATTACCCTGGTCATTTCCGAAGTTGTAGAACCCCGGCATATTCAGGAGTACGAAGCCTGGACCAGAGGGATTAACCAGGCAGCTCAAAAATTTGAAGGCTTTCTGGGGGTTGAAATCATTCGCCCCCGTGATCACATTTATCCTGAATATGTCGTGATCGTGAAATTTGACAACTACGCCCATTTCAGGGAGTGGACTGCCTCACGAACTTATCTGGACTGGATGGAAAAGTCTATAGATCTGGTGGTTGAGCGATCGCGCCAGCAACTACCCAATGGGATGGAAATGTGGTTTACTCTGCCGAAGAGGATTCCCCATCGGACTTCGCAACCGGCTTATTACAAGAAAGTGATTCTGGGTGTCCTGGCGGTCTATCCTTTGATCTTGCTGGCAAATTGGTTACTCGATCCATTTTTGAACGGATTCCACCCATTGATTAGTTTATTTATTTCAGTCCTGTTTGTATCTGCTTTATTGACCTACCCTGTGATGCCCTGGTTAACCAGGCTGCTCAATTTCTGGCTCTACCCTTCAGTCAAGCGACGCCCCCAACGAAATTGA
- a CDS encoding pentapeptide repeat-containing protein, with product MANPEHLARLQQGALRWKEWRSANPHTIPDLSGADFCRIDLSGFDLSNSNLQGTNFWEARLESADLTGAILHQADFSHADLSNAIFNQAQLVHATLTWTDLTEAELCDANLVGADLRYANLRGTNLCRANLIGTEIWGVNLQAASLCGADLQRTNLTGVVLIGANLNDANLDRANLSQAELSQAYLYRTSLHGANLQEAICTGAYLLNANLGEAILTNATLTWATLSLANLGQADLSGANLRGAKLNRANLSYANLSHANLRGADLSKANLTGVNFSSAELREANLKHAKNLEHQS from the coding sequence ATGGCAAATCCAGAGCATCTTGCAAGATTACAGCAGGGTGCCCTTCGCTGGAAAGAATGGCGCTCTGCAAATCCGCACACAATACCTGACCTGAGCGGAGCCGATTTCTGTCGGATCGATCTGTCGGGATTTGATCTGAGCAATTCTAATTTGCAAGGCACGAACTTCTGGGAAGCCAGACTTGAGAGTGCAGACCTGACAGGGGCAATTCTCCATCAGGCAGATTTCAGCCATGCTGATTTGTCCAACGCCATTTTCAATCAAGCGCAACTTGTCCATGCAACCCTGACCTGGACTGACTTGACAGAGGCAGAACTCTGTGATGCTAACCTGGTGGGTGCCGATCTACGCTATGCCAATCTGCGGGGAACAAATCTTTGCCGGGCCAATTTAATTGGCACTGAAATTTGGGGCGTGAATTTGCAAGCCGCGAGCCTGTGTGGAGCTGATTTACAGAGAACGAACCTGACTGGAGTGGTTCTGATTGGGGCAAATTTGAACGATGCCAACCTCGATCGCGCCAACCTTTCCCAGGCAGAACTCAGTCAGGCTTACCTCTACCGCACCAGTTTGCATGGGGCTAACTTGCAAGAAGCCATCTGCACGGGAGCCTACCTGTTAAATGCCAACCTGGGTGAAGCCATTCTGACCAATGCAACGCTGACCTGGGCAACTCTAAGTCTGGCAAACCTTGGACAGGCAGACTTGAGTGGTGCCAACCTGCGCGGTGCAAAACTGAACCGGGCAAATCTCAGCTATGCCAACCTCAGCCATGCTAACTTGCGGGGGGCAGACCTGAGCAAAGCTAACCTGACTGGCGTCAATTTTTCCAGTGCAGAGTTGAGGGAGGCTAATCTAAAACACGCCAAAAACCTGGAGCACCAGAGTTAA
- a CDS encoding M16 family metallopeptidase, whose amino-acid sequence MTDFLSDVSAAMLFLKPCRRLKPLRVAALFLTALLLVWSNSPLPALAQAQSPAMSQTVQSIQPYLDRVIQQVTEFKLDNGMKFIVLERHQAPVVSFLTYADVGGADEPDGKTGVAHFLEHLAFKGTTRIGTVDYGAEKPLLERLDQLSEQIRAATQTGQKEKEKQLRAEFAKVEAQANQLVKQNEMGRTVEQAGGVGLNATTSADATRYFFSFPSNKLELWMSLESERFLDPVFREFYKEQDVILEERRLRTDNSPIGQMVEAFLDTAFQVHPYRRPVIGYDQDIRGLTRQDVQEFFETHYTPNNLTIAIVGDVNPAEVKRLAQIYFGRYQAKPAPPEVLATEPPQTATREVTLTLKSQPWYLEGYHRPALSHADNAVYEMITSILSNGRTSRLYRSLIQNQRLALTAQGSNGFPGNKFPNLMLFYAMTAPGHSVDEVAKALRVEIDRLKTEPVSEVELDRVKTQARAGLLRSLDSNSGMAQLLLEYEVKTGDWRNLFQEIDRIAAVTQADIQRVAQATFTPQNRTIGKLLSKG is encoded by the coding sequence TTGACCGACTTTTTATCTGACGTTTCAGCCGCCATGCTCTTCCTCAAGCCATGCCGCCGCCTCAAACCCCTGAGAGTAGCCGCCCTGTTTCTGACCGCCCTTCTTCTGGTATGGAGCAACAGCCCCCTACCGGCACTGGCACAGGCCCAATCTCCAGCGATGTCCCAAACAGTCCAGTCAATTCAGCCTTATCTGGATCGGGTCATCCAGCAGGTGACTGAATTTAAGCTGGACAATGGCATGAAATTTATTGTGCTGGAGCGGCACCAGGCTCCGGTCGTCTCCTTCCTCACCTATGCCGATGTAGGGGGCGCAGATGAACCAGATGGCAAAACTGGTGTGGCACACTTCCTGGAACACCTGGCATTCAAAGGCACCACCCGCATTGGCACCGTAGACTATGGGGCTGAAAAGCCTTTACTGGAACGACTGGATCAGCTTTCAGAGCAAATTCGAGCAGCGACCCAGACAGGCCAAAAGGAAAAAGAAAAACAACTGCGGGCAGAGTTTGCCAAGGTCGAGGCGCAGGCAAATCAGTTGGTGAAGCAGAACGAAATGGGACGCACTGTGGAGCAGGCAGGCGGGGTCGGGTTAAACGCCACCACCTCTGCCGATGCCACTCGCTACTTCTTTAGCTTCCCGTCTAACAAGCTGGAACTGTGGATGTCGCTGGAATCGGAACGATTCTTAGATCCTGTATTCCGAGAGTTTTATAAGGAACAGGATGTCATTCTGGAGGAACGGCGGCTGCGCACAGATAACTCACCCATCGGGCAGATGGTGGAGGCATTTTTGGATACAGCCTTCCAGGTACACCCCTACCGGCGTCCAGTGATTGGGTACGATCAGGATATCCGGGGCTTAACCCGGCAGGATGTGCAGGAGTTTTTTGAAACCCACTACACGCCCAATAATTTGACGATCGCGATTGTCGGTGATGTCAATCCTGCTGAAGTGAAACGGCTGGCCCAAATCTACTTTGGTCGCTATCAGGCAAAACCTGCCCCGCCAGAGGTACTGGCAACCGAACCACCCCAGACGGCAACTCGCGAAGTGACTCTCACCCTGAAAAGTCAGCCCTGGTACCTGGAGGGCTATCATCGTCCTGCCTTGAGCCACGCTGACAATGCTGTTTACGAAATGATCACCAGTATCCTCAGTAATGGTCGCACCTCTCGCCTCTACCGTTCTCTGATTCAAAACCAGCGCCTGGCTTTAACTGCCCAGGGGTCTAATGGCTTCCCTGGCAACAAATTTCCGAACCTGATGCTGTTCTATGCCATGACCGCTCCCGGTCATAGTGTGGATGAAGTTGCAAAAGCTCTCAGGGTAGAAATTGATCGCCTCAAAACCGAACCCGTCTCTGAGGTGGAACTCGACCGGGTCAAAACCCAGGCACGGGCAGGACTGTTGCGTTCCCTTGACTCTAATTCCGGCATGGCCCAATTACTGCTGGAATACGAGGTTAAAACTGGAGACTGGCGCAATCTGTTCCAGGAAATTGACCGAATTGCAGCCGTCACCCAGGCAGACATTCAACGGGTTGCTCAGGCAACCTTCACTCCCCAAAACCGCACCATCGGCAAACTGCTATCTAAAGGTTAG
- a CDS encoding ABC transporter permease, which yields MQRILSQCIKELSQFRRDRITLGLAFLLPLLSLFIFGFAIRLESKNIPLVIQDFDRSHLSQTYIERLFATNQFQPVLWSGNSPVDKALDQGVAKAALIIPPDFSRRIKAGKASAVQVLVDGTDANNARVIQNSIRATTNFFLTNDGLVNQMERVRARIRLWFNPGRKESLYILPGVYAVVLWIFPSLLAAIAMVREKEKGTILQVYASSLTASELLLGKGLAYVLVGLCETIVVMGLGGLIFRVGFAGDPTPLLIGTPIYLGAAIMFGLFLGVRSNNQNSAVQGVALIGFLTAFLLSGFIYPLSNIPFPLSLISNIVPARYFIVITRDAFVRGIGWAGVWFDVLMIFAIGLALFTISRQLLKKMQLSY from the coding sequence ATGCAGCGTATCTTGAGTCAGTGTATCAAAGAGCTTTCGCAGTTTCGGCGCGATCGCATTACCTTAGGACTTGCTTTTTTGTTGCCATTACTGAGTCTGTTCATTTTTGGTTTTGCCATTCGCTTAGAGTCCAAAAATATTCCATTGGTAATTCAAGACTTTGACCGCAGCCATTTGAGTCAGACGTATATTGAACGGTTGTTTGCAACGAATCAGTTTCAACCGGTGCTCTGGTCGGGAAACAGTCCGGTGGATAAAGCCTTGGATCAGGGGGTTGCCAAAGCCGCTCTGATCATTCCACCTGACTTTAGTCGTCGAATTAAGGCCGGGAAAGCGAGTGCCGTGCAGGTTTTAGTGGATGGCACCGATGCCAACAATGCGCGGGTGATTCAAAACAGCATCAGGGCAACCACCAATTTTTTTCTCACCAATGATGGGCTGGTCAACCAGATGGAGCGCGTGAGAGCCAGAATTCGCCTCTGGTTTAACCCTGGTCGCAAAGAATCCCTTTACATTTTGCCGGGAGTTTACGCGGTCGTGCTGTGGATTTTCCCCTCCTTGCTGGCTGCGATCGCAATGGTACGCGAGAAGGAAAAAGGAACCATTTTACAGGTCTATGCTTCCAGCCTGACCGCTTCAGAACTGTTGCTGGGTAAGGGGTTAGCCTATGTCCTCGTTGGACTCTGTGAGACGATTGTGGTCATGGGTCTGGGTGGGCTGATCTTTCGAGTGGGATTTGCCGGTGATCCGACCCCGCTCTTGATTGGCACCCCAATTTATCTCGGAGCAGCGATCATGTTTGGGCTATTTCTGGGCGTGCGGAGCAACAATCAAAATTCTGCGGTTCAGGGAGTCGCCCTGATCGGATTTCTGACAGCCTTTCTCCTTTCTGGATTTATTTATCCCCTGAGTAACATTCCGTTTCCTCTATCGCTGATTTCCAATATCGTTCCTGCCCGCTATTTTATTGTGATCACTCGTGATGCTTTTGTACGGGGAATTGGCTGGGCTGGTGTCTGGTTTGATGTCCTGATGATTTTTGCGATCGGTCTGGCTCTGTTCACGATTTCCCGTCAATTACTGAAGAAAATGCAGTTATCCTACTGA
- a CDS encoding CapA family protein: MVYTDGLCQPPIMELAKAGNFQAIAHWINQYLKPYGMEAWVGAARPGCLKVLVELPWIESGKLPEDRRDYLVRYICHRIWHLNSAVIEGVQIAARFAGESQILWTQSVRVVSPARRLRQQQSKQLQTQVHQMNQQKAQMKAFRAFLVSGAPVFAFLFGCILGFSKAPVEQTNAVASSQPDTGRPQAERGEQGGDRPDTVQAALEVVPVVKHDRVMNPHDPKVTLMFSGDVTLAEEFEATIGKDYDHAFAAMPEYREADLAMVNLENPLTKATIPLPNKQFNFKSDPESVRVLQKGGVDLVNLANNHTMDFQEAGLVETVETLDKAGILHVGAGRNETAARRPQIVEVKGQRVAYLGYYGADFHAATDKKAGTNFADEARIAADIKSIRDQVDWVIVNFHWGEELANYPAEWQVDLAHFTIDQGADLIVGHHPHVLQGAEIYKGRPIAYSLGNFIFGGNARKDYDTAVLKVALKDRQMKVEFLPVEVRNYQPQVVVGDRAAQILKHIADLSTSFTQPMRSAAVLDAPLVPKLEPSPSAPDSQPSNPAGTSTPFTKPQPPTDNTSPAPTPSTPSAVTPTVEPSPTGTSDSFPVEGGVPTPKPAMDGTPSDPESAPSSVTPPPTEPAIPQDMASPDANLPADAADTSSSPATASESGSASHQPETWDHSTPPGPIDSEASTPNPAANHPSYPGETVIEGEGRHGDTGDSLTDPAEAERLLREAERILEQDLPPSETLHPAGAIGGPADPIHPADHNLEHYDAGATDSSASPDPVDFSQPPEHQSHASPTANPIDQALGWESAEPTQEAEKIALYYLSNSRELAPPFQGQFQGDPASKWISPVVETEMEPESAVALMAAAIW, translated from the coding sequence ATGGTTTATACGGACGGATTGTGTCAACCGCCAATTATGGAATTGGCGAAGGCCGGTAATTTTCAGGCGATCGCCCATTGGATCAATCAATATCTCAAGCCCTATGGCATGGAAGCCTGGGTGGGGGCTGCCCGTCCTGGGTGCCTGAAGGTTCTGGTTGAGTTGCCCTGGATTGAATCTGGGAAATTACCTGAAGACCGACGTGACTATCTGGTGCGCTACATCTGCCACCGCATCTGGCATTTGAACTCGGCGGTGATTGAAGGGGTGCAAATTGCTGCCCGGTTTGCTGGCGAGTCCCAGATTTTGTGGACCCAGTCAGTGCGGGTGGTGTCGCCAGCCCGGCGATTGCGTCAGCAGCAGTCAAAGCAGCTTCAAACCCAGGTGCACCAGATGAACCAGCAGAAAGCGCAGATGAAAGCATTCCGCGCTTTTCTGGTCAGCGGTGCTCCGGTGTTTGCCTTTCTGTTTGGGTGCATTCTGGGCTTTTCCAAAGCTCCCGTAGAGCAGACCAATGCGGTTGCTTCCTCCCAGCCAGACACTGGCCGCCCTCAGGCAGAACGTGGTGAGCAGGGAGGCGATCGCCCCGATACCGTGCAGGCAGCCTTAGAAGTGGTCCCTGTGGTAAAGCATGATCGGGTGATGAATCCCCATGACCCCAAAGTGACCCTCATGTTTTCGGGTGACGTGACTCTGGCAGAGGAATTTGAAGCAACGATCGGGAAGGATTACGATCATGCCTTTGCCGCCATGCCGGAGTATCGAGAGGCGGATCTGGCCATGGTGAATCTGGAAAACCCGCTCACGAAAGCCACCATTCCCCTGCCCAACAAGCAGTTCAATTTCAAATCCGATCCCGAATCGGTCAGAGTGTTACAGAAAGGTGGGGTTGATCTGGTAAACCTGGCCAATAACCATACGATGGATTTCCAGGAAGCGGGTCTGGTTGAAACGGTGGAAACCCTGGACAAAGCAGGTATTTTGCATGTCGGTGCCGGGCGCAATGAAACGGCAGCTCGTCGTCCCCAAATTGTCGAAGTGAAGGGGCAGCGAGTTGCTTACCTGGGGTACTACGGGGCTGACTTTCATGCCGCTACGGACAAAAAAGCAGGCACCAACTTTGCCGATGAAGCCCGGATCGCTGCCGATATTAAGTCCATTCGAGACCAGGTGGACTGGGTGATTGTGAACTTTCATTGGGGTGAGGAACTGGCAAATTATCCAGCGGAGTGGCAGGTGGATCTGGCACACTTCACGATTGACCAGGGTGCCGACCTGATTGTGGGTCACCACCCCCATGTCCTGCAAGGGGCAGAGATTTATAAAGGACGACCGATCGCTTACTCTCTGGGCAATTTCATCTTTGGAGGGAATGCCCGCAAAGATTACGACACCGCGGTGCTGAAGGTGGCCCTGAAAGATCGGCAGATGAAAGTTGAATTTTTGCCTGTGGAAGTGAGAAACTATCAGCCGCAGGTGGTGGTGGGCGATCGCGCTGCCCAGATCTTGAAGCATATCGCTGATTTGTCCACGAGCTTTACCCAACCCATGCGATCGGCGGCTGTTTTGGATGCCCCACTGGTACCCAAACTGGAGCCATCCCCATCGGCTCCAGACAGTCAACCTTCCAACCCAGCCGGAACCTCCACCCCTTTCACTAAACCGCAGCCTCCAACCGATAACACTTCACCGGCCCCGACACCGTCAACTCCTTCTGCGGTCACCCCAACGGTAGAACCATCGCCCACTGGAACTTCAGATTCATTCCCGGTTGAGGGAGGGGTACCCACGCCAAAACCTGCTATGGATGGCACACCATCTGACCCTGAATCTGCCCCCAGCAGCGTCACCCCACCCCCAACAGAGCCCGCCATTCCCCAGGATATGGCATCTCCCGATGCTAACCTGCCAGCAGATGCAGCTGATACCTCCAGTTCCCCTGCGACTGCCAGCGAGTCAGGTTCAGCTTCTCATCAGCCTGAAACCTGGGATCACTCTACCCCTCCTGGCCCAATTGACTCCGAGGCGTCTACCCCTAATCCGGCGGCTAACCATCCTTCCTATCCAGGGGAAACGGTGATAGAGGGAGAAGGCAGGCACGGGGATACAGGCGATTCCTTGACCGATCCCGCTGAAGCTGAGCGGCTGTTGAGGGAAGCTGAGCGCATATTAGAGCAGGATCTGCCGCCCTCAGAGACCCTGCACCCTGCTGGCGCGATCGGGGGTCCGGCAGATCCAATCCATCCGGCTGACCACAATCTGGAGCACTATGATGCCGGGGCGACGGATTCTTCTGCATCCCCGGATCCTGTTGACTTCAGCCAACCGCCTGAGCACCAGAGTCATGCATCGCCAACGGCTAACCCGATTGACCAAGCTTTGGGATGGGAATCTGCGGAACCAACCCAGGAAGCTGAGAAAATTGCGTTGTATTATCTATCGAATTCACGGGAACTGGCGCCCCCGTTTCAGGGACAGTTTCAGGGGGATCCAGCATCAAAGTGGATTTCTCCTGTTGTCGAGACAGAGATGGAACCAGAGTCTGCGGTAGCATTAATGGCAGCCGCCATTTGGTAA